The sequence ACGTGCGGGCCGGTCCGGCGTCATCGGCTTCTGCTGTTCGGGATTCCCGCCGGGCCATCGGGAGCCCGAATGTGAAGCCAGCTGTCGTCGAGCGCGTCCCGAAGCGGGACCCGGCCGTTACCTCGGCTCTGGCCTGTGCACGGGGCTTCACTCGCGAGCCTGCTCCATCGCTGGCCCGAAACGAGCCACCGCCACCGCCAGTATTGACGCCATATGAAGTCTTCGTCGCTCTGAAGCGGCCACCTCTCCCTTCCCCGCCGAGGGGGCACTGTCCCGAGGAGTGGACGGTAGAGGACGTGGCGGAGTACGTCGCGAGACTTCCGGGATGCGAGCGTTACGCCGAGAAATTCCGCGACCAGGAGATCGACGGCGAAGCGCTGTTTCTGCTGAACGAGCGCCACCTGATGTCGGCGATGAACATGAAGCTGGGACCAGCGGTCAAGATGTGCGCAATGATAAATTCTCTGCGAGAGGTGCACTAAATGGACTCGCCTTGTTCGTTGGAACATTCGACGTGTTACACACCGGCAGCAACAGTATTTCGCCTGCAAGTCTTTTTCGGACTAATTTCAGCACAACGACTGACACCATGTGCTCAGCATTGTGGAAAAAATCGTGAGAGAGGACTTTCTCTTCGCGCTAACgcccttcttttcctttttatggTGGTCCCACAAGAAGCTGGGACGTTATTCCTTCTTAATAAAACAGTTTGCACACATCTTGATTCTTGATTTCGTCACTTTCTATCTGCCGCATCATATTTTTTACTGCAGGCGGTTCTTAGGTGGGATTCTGTGCACTACGAACGCCATGCCTTCAGCTCGGCGTTAGAGCGGCAGCGCCATAGTATCGGAACGGCCAAGGCGGCATAATCACGGAACGTGACATTGATATGCAGGCAAGGACAACGTAGCAAATGTACCTTGATAGCTTGCAGTTAGCAACTCGAAGAACAAAGAAATTACGGTCAATAGAGGGGAGGCAACAAAAAGCCGAGTTGCCTCTGAATCATTATCAGAGGTAAAACACTGCACGGGCTTGATGTTCCAACCCGGGCCTGGCCAAAGGCCTGGCCCGGGCCCGTGTGTTCATTAATAAGCTTAGCCAGGGCCCGCGTTTGCATGGCCAGGCCCGGCttgtaagtaaaaaaaatatttcttacaGATTGTACCCTGGGTGTCAGTCTCAACATGTCGGGGTCTATCAGCTGTATGTATAAGCAATAAAAGACCGAAATCTTTGTTTCTCCGATGGGAAGATCAGTGGTCTGGCCCATTGCATATGCTATTTTTACGTTGGTGCGCATGCATTTTACCTTGGTCGTATGTTCTCGTCCTATGAGGTCATTTAGCATGCgaatatatatgcatatacagATACGAACAGGCGTTTTCACGAGCATACAGCATAAAATTAACGAACAAGTAGACAGAGATAGCCCTTGCGTTGGCGCTAAAATAATATAGCAGTATGTAATAGTGCAACTGCAAAAGCGGTAACAGGGAAATGCTTTGAAGAGCGGTTTTCTGtataatttatttttccttacgCGCAAACAATGTTCGTTcttgcggaaaagaaaaaaaaaatagaacttcatctgtttttctattttctttgctAAGGTACAGTAAGAGCCAACTCCTTGCACGTGTCACTTCAGCTTCGCACAGAATGCGTTGGACCATGCAGTGCATGACTTTCACATGTGCTCGAAGGCACTATACTGAGGCCCTTTATTGAGCGTGCCAGTGTCCGGCCAGGCCCGCAGAAGAAAGGCTTCGGATGGCCCGGGCCCGCGCAGTGCTCTAATCTCGGGTGTTGACAGGACGCACCAGCTAAATGGTTATGTATTGGGCTTGCTGGTGAAACGTGCTTTATAGTTTGAAAACAGCGCAAGGGCAGCTGATGGAACAGAAGACAGAACAGAGCGCCAACATTGAAAAGGGCCCGTTGTACGAGAAATGTAATTAAAAAGTGTGTaggattgggcttgttggtgaaacatgctttaaagtttgaataacagcgcaaggacagcagaggaGCCAAATGAGAGAACAGaacgctctgttctctcttctgtcccttctgcttaaatagaTAGAAAGTTGTAAACTGTTTTATCGGAGGTTTTGCAAATCGCTCCACAACTTTCTAATTGTAATTTTGGCCTAatttcgttgcttcagaagctCGCTAATTAATGTAGACTAATTATGCAATAAAGCAGGATACAAGAAATAGTGTGACATACTACATACAATAATAAGCAGCATGCATTTGTTCGCGTTGTCTTGGAGTGCATCGGCACATATTTAAActgtggctaaagttagctgggacaccctgtatatgccttGAAATGACAGCTTTAGAGCCTCTCATAGGAGCCGAAAACAGCCTTATTTAGTACCTAAACATCCGGTCTCTAGTAGCGACTCTCGTGCAggatccaatcaatcaatcaatcaatcaatcaatcaatcaatcaatcaatcaatcaatcaatcaatcaagcaagcaagcaagcaagcaagcaagcaaaatgaGACAACAAAAGAAGGTACGCGCACAGTTCCCACTCACTGATCAAGCACTTTATTGGGAAACCGAAACCCGGTTACACTCGAAACAAAAACCTCCGCGCGCTATCACGTGACagtgacatcatcatcagcaaatcgTTCATCCGAGCGGTTCGCGCGCCGAACCCTGTCGTTGTCGGTCTCACTTGAACAAAGGAAGCACGAAGCAACTCTCGTATTGCTTGGGCTAGATACTGCCAGCGAAAAACTGCGATGGACTCCATGCGGAGGCGCGAAAAGCATCGACGCGGCCAGCGCAACGAAACTGCGACGACGAGGGGCACCGTGAACCGTGGAACAACGCGGCGGCGGCGTGGCGGACGGCGACGTGGCTCTCCCGTGAGGTCTCGCCTAAGCGCCGAGCGCTGGCTCAGCTCCCTGCCTCCCGTGACCAAAGTAAGCTTGTCGGAACTCTTCGACCACGTGCCCAAACTGTCGTCCCAGGCGGGCGTCATGACGCACGTCATCGACGGAAACGTCGTGCAAGAGTCGACAGAACCGTTCTCGGTCGGTTTGTGGAGACGAGGCTCTCCGGAGCCCGGACAGGCTACCCGTCACGTGTTCCCGGAGCTGGAGGTGTCGCACCGGGCTTCTCTGGAGGTTCCGGATCCTCGTCCGGCATTCGAAAGTAAGAATGACGCGCCGGCCGTCGTCGACCTCGCATCGAATCGGGATGCGGCGGCTACGTCTGCTGCGGCCGGTGAGTCGAGCTTCGAACACGAGCGGGCCCCAAGTGTGACACTACCGCCGCCAACGCCGTGTGTCGCGAGCTCGAAGCACGACCCGGCTCCGACCGTTGTGTGCGCGTGCAGACGTCAACCTGCTGCCCCTCAAGATTGCGGTCCCGTCCCGAACACGTCCTCGTCACCGATCTCGGTTTCGTATCCGGTCCCGGTTCAGAACGTGGCTTCGCACCCTACGTGTGAGGCAACTGGTTGCGGGGACGTGGCCATGGAAGAAATGAGCGCATCAGCGCCGTGCCCGACTCCGATTCCGGCCGCAAACGCAACGTCGACTACACCGGCGCCGAAGCCTGCCGGGCAGCCTGCTTCGCAGGCGCAGGATCTCACGCCGCTGCTCCAGCCATCGGCATGCCTGGGAAAGGACCCGAGAAGCTGGACGGTCGACGACGTCGTGCAATATATCAGTGGGCTCCCGGGATGCGAGCGATTCGCCGGGGTGTTCCGTGAGCAGGAGGTGGACGGCAGAGCCTTGCTTCTGCTGAAGAGTCGCCACTTGCACGTCAACATGAAGCTCCGTCTGGGTCCGGCATTGAAGATATTAGACGACGTACGTTCACTTCGCGGGAATCTAGCGCAGTGACCACGTTGACCTTGGCGTGTTCGTTCGTGTGTGCCTCGCCCAGCGACGGGTGTTAAGCGCGTGCTTTTGAACTGGCCTTATTTAGACCCAGTTGCGCGCGGGTCGCGCGCTGGTGGCGCGTGGCGGGACCGTCATGTTTTAAATCCTCGTGTAACCGTTGGACAGACGGAATAAGTTCCTCCTATCGCGGTTCCAAGAAGGTGCCGCGACGTTTATTGTGTTGAATAAAaataaacttttctttttgcgttttacaCCGCAATTTGTTCTGTCTCTTTGAAGCCAGCGGGAAATGAAGCCACGGAAGGCGAAAGGGAATTCAACTGTGTTTCTTAATTAAAATGTGCGATTCATAAGCGAGAGGGACTAAGGATATTAAGAGAGACAAATCTATTAATCTAACATTTAGGTTAAGACACATTTAGTTATCATTATGCCGTCCTTGTCATTATTTTTGTTTGCCTGGCTACAGCGGTGGCTCAGAGGTTAAGCGGCGGGTGCGACTCCCGGCCGAGGCGGCTCCATTTCGGTTGGGAGCAAAATGCAACAATGCCCGCGCACCTGTATTAacttgcagggtgtctaccaaccggggaaaccgggaattctcagggattttgagtagtcttgaggaactcagggaatttgtgcttcaacTTGgatgtcattttattgaaagggaacgaaagtcgccctactgctggctcgagtaaaggacaggaatcgtaacgaattgtctttgacgccgtgtcggtGGCTGGAGTAGTTGCCAGTGTATAGGCAACGACCGATTTTTCCGGGCACTCAATTTTTGTGATATGCCCGATAATGCGGACGggttcgcggcaccaccacgtgccccatagGGTCCAATGTGTATCTATCTGTAATTgcagacgcaagaacccttcactGTCCGATTTTCATGTGTAAGAATCtgtaatttcagacgcaagaaacccttcgctgtccgatttcCCGGACTTTTTGCTGCggccgcaggtccgaaacggcattaatcaaagcgaACATCGCTGTTTTGATTATCTAGCCGCCTCGAACTAGCGGTCTCGcccgcagatccgctggcagccttagccaccaccgcggcagcgctaggcttagctgcttcgacgttcgctattaaggttcttgccgttcggtgccgtgtttttcattgaaataattcgccgctgtcagtaatggcaccaactccgcctctgtaatcctcgcgattggcttcgaagcttaggaAGCAtaacgcgttgcataatgccggttctcgAAGGACAGCTTCGCCTCAGcacagcaatgttacgcggtgaagcgtacgtaaagtactgcggtgaagcttaacaatcGTGGGAAGGggaaattgtcacgggacacggtaCGTATTCCATAAATATACACGCGTGCAcacgccgtctcctgtcacagtacgtgcaccgatatgcctaataagtgtactggcaggcctccaTAGCCACTCGTGCTGCAACATTAACAGACCACCGGTTAACCGGTTACATGGCCTGCCTAGCTCcactttttcctcttaatgtcaactaagGAAAGCCGCATGCGCGAAGTTAACCGTTCTTTGCAACTCAGATGCTAAAGGGAAATGGAAGTGACCGAAATGAGAACACCTATTCCACATTACGCGCGCCAAGCTCTACCGTTGAGCTGTCGCGGCGGCCGTTCTTTTATCCACTTACTAGAGTATTAATTACAATAGCAATTTATTCGGAAACTCCGAGCGAATTCTCGCcattggcgtcgccgtgaggttccgtgtaaacCCCAAGTGCGATAGGATCCTATCGTGCCCTGCGCCCCGCATGCTTTAGGtacgagggaaagcgtgcgacggtgagccgagaCGGACGGTGACTTGATGCGCGCTGCCTTCACGCGTCCCCAATGTTTCTAAAGTCTGCAACTAAAAAGTTACCTGATATAATTAGTTCATTAGTAAATGAATTGTTTGGTTTTTCTTGCAAATAAGTATTgcctgagaaagagagagagaagtttaatgatacgaaatatattttgcctgaggtatattcctctagcctgctactccgcGTTGTGTGaagggatagatagatagatagatagatagatagatagatagatagatagatagatagatagatagatagatagatagatagatagatagatagatagatagatagatagatagatagatagatagatagatagatagatagatagatagatagatagatagatagatagatagatagatagatagatagattagatagatagatagatagatagattagatagatagatagatagatagatagatagatagatagatagatagatagatagatagatagatagaagtaTTGCCAGAGCAGACATTTCATTTGTAGGGACGTAATGTGAGTAAatattcgtctttcttttttaataatgTAGTATCTCTATGAAACGGACCTGCATTTTTATATTTAGCTTCGTACTGACgttatgccgcgtggcaacccAAGCGAATAAAAAGATATGTTCGTCATTTTTCTGTGCGAACAACGATAGTAGCGTATGGTATTCGTAAAGTTTAATACAGATCGGGTGGAAACCAGAAATAACCAATTTACTGTTTTCACCGATTATGCAGTTCGTACCACACGTTTAACGGTGCTTTtcagttttctcttgctttcttcCTGCTTATTTTTCTTGTTGAACGGGAGAACTACTAGCCTATCGAGTAGTGAGGGCAGTTGCAACAGAAAAAAGACCCGTTTCCATAGTCGCCCTCTAGTCTGAACCATTGTCTAAGGAGCTTTAAAACATGGTGTTCTGATGTCCCACATGAACTTCACACGGTAGAGCCATCGTAATTTATAGTGGTGCTACGCTTGACCAGAGAGATTGCAAGCCCAACCTAAAGTCCCTAAGGTTTTCGTTCGTGCGAACTATTTGTCAATGAATAGCTGGCTTCGATAATATTTATATTTTGCTTATATGTTAGCAAGAACATGTGCGTGAAGGCACGTTCTTACCACGTTCTTGTTGACCGCTTCAGCGCGAGAACATGCTTTCCACGTACGAGCATAAGATTTCGACTATTCTCTGAACATGTAAGAATGCATTATAATCTGCAGATGCGAGGTCACTCGGCACTGCGAAGTGCTCTTCATGTCATAAGCATTTTTATACGATCGCGCTTCGAATCTGCTTGGAAGGTGCCAACGCCAGCTTTGCGCAAGTAGGGGCTGGCAACACACTCTATGACCATTACGCCGCATTGCTTAGTTCTCTGAGAGGccagcaataaataaatatattgaaaGGACGCAAGTAATCAAGCAAACTAGATCAACGAAACCACCAAACCAGCCATACCCAATGCAAAACAAACAAGCGAGTGCGTATCAGAGCTCTTCTCTTCTGAAAACTAGCCCTTGGCTTATTCCCGGACAGACTTACTGCTACGCGACTAGCACACCCACAGCCATGGTCACACACATTGTTCAGCTTCCAAGCGGGCAGGCGTAGCAGACACGCGAGGCGTACGAGGCACCTCAAAACCAAGAACAGTTCGAAGGCAAATGCGAAGGGTCATTCTTATACGGCACGGAAACGCCCAAAGTACAGAGCAAATCATCGGTTCTCTTAATGCGCATCCACGCGTAAACGTAGTTTGAGCCTGAGACCGCGGTTAAAAATAGAAAACGAAACCAGACCCGACGCCAAGCGATGCAGATGTCATCGTCAGCAGACTTTCATCCGGGGCCTGACACGTTCCGATGCGTTCCGCGTCGAACGGTCGTCAATCCAGCGGGTTCGGAAGTAGACGCTGTTAGCGAAACTGCGCAATAGGTGAGCGTTTTGTCGGGAACGCTGTCAACGCTGCCGTGCCCGCTGTCCGTGAACTCGACTGCCTGCACGGACGATAATCTCATGGCTGCTTTTAACATCGACTACACTCCTGCGAGCAGCGTCACCGTGCATAGCCGGGCTGCGCCGCCGTACGACGGAAACCCGATAGAAATGCGCAGGTACTACTTCCACGGCACACTCGTCGACGTTCCGGTCGTTCTTGGTGGCACGCCGCAGCTATTTGTTCGCATCCCCTGCGGACTGATGATGACCAGCTTGCCGAACGGAGGGATGGACGACAGGCCCCGGAGTCGGTTTGTTGTGCACTCCGTCCCTTGTTACTGCCCCGCGCTAGCTGGCTCCGGGCCGTTTCCAGCGGTTGCCGTGCCCGCCTACGGAGAGGTGGAACTGGCCGAGCATGCCCCGATTCAGGTAATACTGCGCCAGATACTGAGTGCTGTGCCTGTCATCCTCGTTGCGGGCCACGGTCAACCCCAGACCCTGACGCATACTCCACTTGGCCAGGTTCCGATGCTTGCTCAGGTGTCGCCGGCCATCCCGGTTCAACACCTGGGTGTGTCCGATGCCTCCGCCATGCCCGTTCTACTGACACCAGTTTCAGCTGACGCCGACGCACTGTCGCAAACGCCGGTGACGGCCCTGATGGGGACGCCAGCTGCTCGGGCAATGAAGAAGCCGTCGGAGTGGACGGTGAACGAGGTCGCGGAGTTTATAAGGCAAATTCCGGGATGCGCCCGCTACGTCCGAGTGTTCCGGGCACACCAGATCGATGGCGGCGCTTTGCTGCTCCTGTGCGAGCACCACCTTATCTCGGTCATGAACATCAGCGTTGGCGCGGCCGTCAAGATCCGCTCGGCGATAAAGTGGCTGCGCCGTAAGGAGAATGAAGGACCAGTGGGTCCATAGTGAACCTTTGCCTCCCCCGTGTTATGCTGAGTGTGTTCATCATCGCTTCTTTCGCTGACAGCAAGTCCGGTTGTTGTTAATTCACATTTTATGGCCAAGTCGCGCATAGACGCTAGTCACGATTGGCGCTACGTTGCAGCCTGCCACGTGACGGCATCGTTGTTCAGCGTTGCCGTGCGTTACTGTAAAATGCTTTTATTTCGCGAAATAAATTATTTTGTGGGTCGTGTTTCCTCGCAGTCTCCTTTTGTAACCTTCGTTAATGGACGCTGGTGTTACGGCAGGTGGTCCCTCAGGTGCTGTCTGTGTGTACCCGACCGACCACTTTGAAAGGCTATTGCGTGGCGTTATATTGCGTGGCGTA comes from Dermacentor andersoni chromosome 9, qqDerAnde1_hic_scaffold, whole genome shotgun sequence and encodes:
- the LOC129383714 gene encoding uncharacterized protein, whose protein sequence is MAAFNIDYTPASSVTVHSRAAPPYDGNPIEMRRYYFHGTLVDVPVVLGGTPQLFVRIPCGLMMTSLPNGGMDDRPRSRFVVHSVPCYCPALAGSGPFPAVAVPAYGEVELAEHAPIQVPMLAQVSPAIPVQHLGVSDASAMPVLLTPVSADADALSQTPVTALMGTPAARAMKKPSEWTVNEVAEFIRQIPGCARYVRVFRAHQIDGGALLLLCEHHLISVMNISVGAAVKIRSAIKWLRRKENEGPVGP
- the LOC126527350 gene encoding uncharacterized protein, which produces MDSMRRREKHRRGQRNETATTRGTVNRGTTRRRRGGRRRGSPVRSRLSAERWLSSLPPVTKVSLSELFDHVPKLSSQAGVMTHVIDGNVVQESTEPFSVGLWRRGSPEPGQATRHVFPELEVSHRASLEVPDPRPAFESKNDAPAVVDLASNRDAAATSAAAGESSFEHERAPSVTLPPPTPCVASSKHDPAPTVVCACRRQPAAPQDCGPVPNTSSSPISVSYPVPVQNVASHPTCEATGCGDVAMEEMSASAPCPTPIPAANATSTTPAPKPAGQPASQAQDLTPLLQPSACLGKDPRSWTVDDVVQYISGLPGCERFAGVFREQEVDGRALLLLKSRHLHVNMKLRLGPALKILDDVRSLRGNLAQ